The region TGAACCTTTGGTGCGTGCGTCCATTTTCACATCTGGTAAACCCAGTCTTGGATGCAAAAGAGTGTGCCAAGGGGGGGAGTTTTGCTATGCTAGCTGCTGCCATTAATTACGTCATGAAACCCGCCGGTGCTGATCTCGCCGGCTGGTTTTTGTTATAAGAAGCAAATATTTGGCTTTTCACTTTCTTGGGATTCAACTCATCCAAATTGATGGCTTACATCTATGCATGTACTTCATTCATGACGTGTGGTGAGCCTGATGACCTCATGATGAAGCAGAATTTACCTGGGTACAAATTTGAAAGCAACCTTCTATCTCCTCTGAAAAGACGAGAGAACCAGTAATGTTATGCATCATCTTCTATTCTCATAAAGTTCATAACATTTGGTacataaaaattgataaatcaCGCCATATAGGCTTTGGAGGAATGAGTGTGATGAATAGAATTACATTTATCACCTAATAATAAAATGGACCGTAATTGTCCTTTCTTCTTTGGGCAAGAGTATACGAGAGGGGGGCTCTCTTGCTCCAGCGAGGGCAAACTCATGGCAGAGAAGCCCTTCTCACACTTTCTTACTATTATTCCCTTACCTTCTTTGAACTACAAATAATAGGGAATCCAGATCCTTATAAAATATAACTATCAAATACTTGGGAGCGAAACTCAAATCAGCTGGCTGTGGCTTATAGGTAGAAAGTAACCCATCtttatgataataataataataataataataattaaaaagaagaagaagaagaagaataagatgatgatgatgatgatcataAGCCTAACTTAAGAAGGGATTATATTAATGATCGTAAAGTCAGTTtggattttcaatttttcaaaacatgttatttaaaaaatgtaatttgaaAACGTCCGATTTacaaatataacttttaaaaacacaattaaacatttaataaaatcccaatttggcatttaaaattgtgaGTTTATGAAAATGCACTTATTGCctataatttgaaaatgcatatttttttacgttttcaaacaatttttaaaacgcattcccaaaaaaaatactttCTACAGTTTTGTTTAAAATCTTACCTTTAGCCTACGAAATCATACGGACAAACAGATGCTTTAAGTTCACATCACCAGCTAATGAAGTGACCAAATGAGTAATAGTCTCTTTACTCATTTTGTTTTCACGGTTGCAATAGCCCATTAGCAATACAGAGGGCCACGGCTAATGTTTCCCCAGGGCATCACAACCATAGAATACCCACTTCCACAACACCTGATGCCCATTCGTCAAGGGTACAGATATTGGGTTCTGTATGATATGGGCTTCGTGATCTACAGAGAAGTAGTTTCATGTCAATGAACAATAACTCTTTCTGTATGCATAAGACCTACATAAGCATGAATCTATTTGTAAGATCTTAAAATCTTATCACAATTCTAAcataatttctaaaaataaaaaataagataatgGTGTAAAGTGATTGAAAATATGCAGCACCTCTTCTAATTCACTCAAAATCTAGATCAAATCTGTAAGAGAATGCATAGTGCTGCAAATGAGTTCATATTCCAAGAAATTTCTACCAAACCAAACATGATTCCGGTCAATATAATGAGATCAAAGTGTTTAATGACCCCTCCTCTGGCTATTTAaaacatctttttaaaaaactattcaTAAATTCTAGGAGATGTTATAGAATTTGCTCGATAGTTAAACCATGGGAGATGTATCAATTGGATGTCTTCCATCCCTCGGACATGCAGCAACTTGAATCACTTCATATCTAGAGGATGTTGTGATCACTTCAGTATGagtataaaaacaaaattaaagtccATACccaagagatgagagagagagagagagagagagagagagagagagatagagagaatcATATTGAGGGCCAATTACacgaaacaaaaataataaataaataattccaaAATGAGAGTAGAAGTTgcaaaaaataaactaataGAAAAATTTATCGGAACAATCATATACTAGTGGTACCTTTAAAATTAACTCAGGAGctgttttggaaaagaaaacaagtgTCTCACGGGGGATTCCCATTGGAGATTGCTGCTTGATCACCATCCAAAAGCTCATTTACACAGAATTGATGCAAgttttcatacatttttttcCACTGCTGAACCATTTGCATAGATCTTCTACAATCAAGCTTTTgtctttccatctccatctcaGCAGCAGCAGAAGAACCTTGTTGCTGCAGTCAAACCAAACGAAAGGTCAGACACGGGTTCCAGGTGCATGTGAGATCACACTATTTTGCATGGTAGGATGATCAAAATGTAACTACAAAAGGTAACCACGCACATGCAACCATAAACACATGAATGACAATAAAGTGGATAAAGAACATTCActgagcaaaaaaaaaacctgaagttctttgatttgattattgatCACATGAGAACTTAAGTACGAATCATCGATTGATTTTCTGCAAGTAGACTGGAGACCAATGATAGCCTTAACATTGGCATCTTCATCTATTGGATTTGCATATTTATCCAGCGCAGGCGGTAATAATGACCCATGCCTTCTCGAGGAAGCTTGCGAATTTGGCCAAGAATTAAAATAGAGTTCTTGTCTAACAACAAGAATATTGTTCACAGGACCTTCACAGTATAGAAGGGAAACAACAAAACAGGAGTGAGATAACCATAAATTTCAGGAGTCAAAATCAGAAAAAAGGAGTGTGGAGGCAGGGAGAGGTTATTGATAACTTGCACTAACTGTAATATTATTTACATAAAGAAAACACTTGAATGCATAATTTTACTTACAAACTTCCATACCCTCCAAAACTTTACTGAAATATATACTTTAGATAGGGAAATGCCGCAAAATATCTCCAATGAAAAGGAATTTTACTTTACTCTTCATGTTGCATAACAATGAAAACTTCACTTGGAACCAGCCTCAGAAACAAATCTAGATTTAGAAACTAGAGGAAAATACATTTTGGTCCCATGAACTACTACCACCAAACTTCAAAAAGTGGTACTTGGGTACCTTAAACTACCACTCCATTAGGAAAAATCATtaaattggatggaaaagtgGTGTCTTTCTTCCTAAAAAccattaaaactaaaataaataaataaatctacaataaaataaaaaataaaaactaaagggTAGCCTAACCACCCCTTTGGCCACcccccaaaataaataaataaaaaaatggggtgGCTCGAACCACTCCCACAAGGCCATcccttaaaaaatcaaaaatggggggtggccaaaccacccccacaGGCTGTGGGGGTGGTTTAGCCACACCCTAAAATCCAAAAGGGGTGGCCACCCCTCCACCCGCCACCCCTAGTATTTCTTTtccagtatttttttatttatttaataaattttaatttgttattaattttttaataattataacaataatttgtttttagGGGCAATTACGATATTTTCGTAGTAAAAGTCTGGGCATTTTCGGAAGAAAGACATCAAAGTGGTCACTTGATGCGCACGTGACcacttttccatccattttaacGGTTCTTCCTAACGGAATGGCTTTCGTAAcgaagtggtagtttgaggtacccaaaaagtagtgtgtgcaTTTATAGAGCACATTGTTTATGAACTGGCTAATATCTGCAAGGGAATGGTACAAacataaaaacagaaaactatACATAGCCCCAAGTGATTAAGAAAaacgaataaataaataaataagaactaTAATCTGCAAGTAATAAATTATTCTTTTCCCTTAGTAGTGAACAAAAACCTAAGCAAGCAATTAGTCAGATAGCTTGGGAAAAAACCTTTGGCATGTTTGAACACCCGAACAATGTTGTGAGTTTTAGCATCCCAAACTCGTATGACACCGTCCTCTGATCCAGAAATTAATAGATTTCCACTTGCACAATATGCTAAGCAAGTAACAACCTTGCtgtacaaaaattaaagaatgaaTTTGTGAATTAGAGATCGTAAAAGCTGATACTACCAGAACACAACTTTACTGTCAAAGTTTAATAAGAGGTTGTTGTCTTATGTAAAACGTGAAACAATCTTCCAGTAATATACTTTGATTAATGGAATAGAAAATatctaatttgatgataaatAAATTAGGACAGTTAGTGTTTATTTCTCAGTATTTATGGTTATAAATGAAGCAAAGACTACGCCTAAAAGGGCCACAGTCAAGGGATTCAGCCATATGCATAATCAATAGTTCCAATTTCAGCAAGAATAATATTCCTCATAAAATTTGCATACGGGGAAATATTTGGTACAACTTTCTCATCATAAAAGGTGATAGAATCACAAAGCTAGTGGTTTAAGCTTGCCAAATCCATGGTAACCACACTGTTGGCCtgtaaacaaatcaaaacacgCAGCATGGTTCAGCGAGATTGAAATCCGTAATCAATCTGGAACATAACTCCAAGGATAGGTGAAACAACACCAAATTATTAAATGGTTTACTAACAAAAGCTTGCAGCCCAAGAAGGGTTGAAGGTCAAAAGAAGCCAAACTCCTAATGGCTAAAAGCTACCCACTGCCCAATCCAATCCACAACCTTGATACTTCAGCCTCAACCTGATTTCAATTAGGGAAGCTGATATCATTCAAACTGTTAATGTCAGAATGACATTTTTGCACATCCTGCAAACGATTACAGATGCCTCATGCTAATATGGTCCTgtttatagaaaagaaaaaaatggtataAAACATTTCATGGAAAAGACTCCTGATCCTGAATTTttgaaagatgaaaaaaatcAACGTTAAAACCTATGGCTTCTCAAATGAGCCACAAAAGGCATATTCAATAATGCCAGACTAATTTAAAACTTCAATGTAGTTAATACATTACACAATCACATAAAATTATCCTCAACAATGCAACAGACATATATCTGAAGATTTAGCAAAGAACACCCCACAATAAAAACCAGAGACAACTTGTAGCAATTATGAAAACCTCTCACCAAATAGCaaagaaaactcaattaaaaagTCTGTAAGTTTGCAAAATGTGAGGCTAtaataaaagagacaaacctGTGATTCGATAATGAATTTATGATATGCAACCCATATTTCTTGTTAGAGGTGCTTTCTGCATTAAGTGCAGCAATGTATATCTTGCCATCCCAGCTGCCAGCATAGAAGACATGTTCTCCAGGGTCAAGTGCAATTGCATCAATTACTGAAGGGAATACGATATTTCTTAATAATTTCCCCTTTGATAAGCTCCAGACCTAGGAAAAGCGTACATCATAATGAAGGCtagcatatatattatattgaacaaaaattcaaGTAATTGTATAgaatgcaacttttttttttgctttcgcGCGCACgcgggaggggggggggggggtgggtgggACGCACTAAATACAAAGACATGCTACCAATAACAGAGTCACAAACATACCAAGATGAAGTACAATGTATAGATAGCATTTTATGTAAAATGAATAGAAGAATTACTGAGAACTGAACTTTATCATCACTGCAACATACAAAATTCCCGAATTAACCCTCCGCACCCACCACACCGCACCCAACACTTTccatttcactttttcttttctccttacAAGTCACCTTTGCCTTTGTCGTTCagctcaaattttttaaaatcttaaaaagaaTCCTATAAAAGTCTATCTTCTTCTTAGGAAATAAAAAGTACCATTTCCCCAATGTAGAAAACACTTTTAGCAGTAAGACAGTGTACTGATTTGCACAAGTACTATGCGTGCCAGTGCTGCCTCTTTGTCTCGGTCACTCAGAGAACACATTGCTGTTCATAGTGCCTGAACTGAACCCCTGATACATCATAAAAGGTCCCTTCTTGTTGTCCTACGAAAATCAcctcttttgtttgtttcaaaTGTATCACTCACATAAGCCAATTGTGCTCCAACCCAACTATTCATTACCTCGATTTCATCAGTTACATCCTCTTGACAATCCTCCTCCCAATCAAGTGACCAGAACATTGGGTAGGAGGAAGCACCATAGAAATCAGTATTTATACATGATAATATACTa is a window of Alnus glutinosa chromosome 4, dhAlnGlut1.1, whole genome shotgun sequence DNA encoding:
- the LOC133866505 gene encoding protein ROOT INITIATION DEFECTIVE 3 encodes the protein MEVVVASSSVDAGIGCWELQTGAEQHRYKPCASPPHGLVCVGQRFLASSQLREPSASSGSILYWSWSKPQAEVKSFPAEPIKSLAANREGTYIVGGGVSGDIYLWEVASGRQLRKWHAHYRAVTCLVFSIDDSLLISGSQDGSVRVWSLFMIFDDVRRQQADHLYEHSFSEHTLPVTDLVTGYGGCNAIIVSASEDRTCKVWSLSKGKLLRNIVFPSVIDAIALDPGEHVFYAGSWDGKIYIAALNAESTSNKKYGLHIINSLSNHSKVVTCLAYCASGNLLISGSEDGVIRVWDAKTHNIVRVFKHAKGPVNNILVVRQELYFNSWPNSQASSRRHGSLLPPALDKYANPIDEDANVKAIIGLQSTCRKSIDDSYLSSHVINNQIKELQQQGSSAAAEMEMERQKLDCRRSMQMVQQWKKMYENLHQFCVNELLDGDQAAISNGNPP